The window GCAATAGAACAATCATCAATATTTTCTCCATTGAAGCAAATTTCGCCTTTAACGGGAAGGTAACCACTTAACGCAGAAAGTAACGTACTTTTACCAGCACCATTAGCCCCTAAAAGATGAATTTGTTCACCCGCATACACTCGCTCAGTAAAATTTATTAGGCGGTTTTCTGCGCTAATATTTTTAATATCAATAATCATCTGAGTATGCATTCGTTTTACCGCCTTTGTTGATGGCGAATAAGTAACAGAATAAATACTGGTGCGCCTAATGTGGCGGTAATAACACCAATCGGGATTTCTGCATTCGCCATTAATAGCCGTGATAATAGATCTGCCAATAATAGACCTAATGCTCCAGCTATAGCGCATGCGGGTATTAACAAACGATTATTGGTTAAACCACTTAACCGCAAAATATGGGGGATCACTAAGCCAATAAAACTGATAGCCCCAGCAATAGCGACACTCAAACCAATTAAGACACCACTAATAATAATCAGAATAATACGCCATTTATGTACTGATATACCTAATTGATAAGCTTGGAGGGCGCCGAGAGACAGGTAATTTAATACGTTTCCTTGGTAAGTCACCCAAACTAAAAAGGGTATACAAACGACGACTAAACTCATTTGTCGCCAATCAACGCCACTAAAGCTCCCCATCATCCAATATAACAATTGGCGCAAATCGAGGTTGCTGCTCATATACACCATCCATGTCATACAAGCGCCACTCAACACACCGAGAGCCACACCAACGAGTAATAAACTGGCATTATTTAGGTTTTTGCGCTTAGCAAAATAGAGTAATAACGATGTAAGTAACAAAGCCCCAATAATCGCACTGGCACTTAATACTCCATAATGTGTAACACCCGATGACATTAACACGGTGAATACTACCGCAACGCCAGCACCATTACTGATCCCTAATAACCCAGGCTCCGCGAGAGGATTTTCAAATAAGGCCTGCATAATCGCCCCGGTTACCGCCAACCCCGCGCCCACCACGATCACTGCAAGCATTCTTGGCAAACGAATTTGCCAGACAAACAGCCGGGCTGCGTCATCCATCCATTGATTAGGCCAGTACCATGTTTCGCCAGCACACAGAGACACTCCCCCAACAATGCAAAGGGAAAAAAGTAAGAAAGCCATCACGCGGATATCAGATTTATTTTGTTGTTTCTGTAGCTGTTTTAATGAAAAGTGCATGGCATTTATAGTGCTTATTAGTCGATGAAAAAACAAGCTCGTTTTCTATAAGAGAGAGCACAAGGAAAATTTTAAACTACTGCCAATTTTTATTCTAACTATATGAAGGTGTTAACATGGCACAAAACCCAATTAACAATCAACCAAAACCACAACTCTCCCCATACAGCACAAATGAGGCTAACCTAGAGGGAAATAAGACTGGCAGCAATTTTAAAGCATTTCTAAAAAAGATAACGCCATCATTTATTAGCTTTTTTTCGTTACTTTTTAGTTGCCAGAACAAACATTCAGCAGGCAAAAAAAAAGCATTTTCTGAAGAAAGCTTTGTTATTATTCCCCCTATAAACAAAACGATACCCACAAGGACAATATCCTTTAGTGATGACAGTGTCGCCAAAATCCCAGCCACCCAAAATGAAATCATTCCGAAAGAAGGCTTAACCGGGAATCCACGCGTTGATGCTGCGCGAAAGGTTGCATTACAAGTCATAGCCCAACATAAAGCGCAACGGGCAGAAAAATTACGAAAAAATGAAGCCGATAAGCTGCAAAAAAACAATGCAGTGCTGATTGATAACTATGATGGCTTATCAAATATGGATAGAGAAAAAAACCATCTGATTAATCGGTTAGGCTGCATTATTTTAACCCATAAAGAATACACGAATAGTATTGGTCCTTTGCGTATTGAAGGCCTGAAGAATGAGGTCAATCAACTACTCGAAAGAATAAATGTTCCTGACTCTGCCCATGATTTTTTATCGCAACTCCATAACGACTCACTACCAACAATAACGAGCGCCTTTAAAAAGATAGCCGCTGATTTATTGAAAAAAAGCAACAATATCGACTTTAAATCCCCCGTTTCATTTAATGACCTACAAGCATGCGCTGATGCTGTAAAAAACAAAGAAGATATTATTCAGCAAATTAAAAGTAATGAGCAATTGAAAAATAAAGCGCCTGCAATTTTAAAAAATACCGACAATAGGATCTGTAAAGCACTCGATAGGTTGGCTCCCCCTCCATTGGCCTTACAGCTTGTTATCCGCTTCTGTGCCCTTATTGCCAATGATGAAGACACGCATCGAATGTCAGTGAAAAATTTAGCCACTATATTCGCACCACATTTAACGGATACTTCCTCACTGAATATATCAACAACAAAAACTCCATTCTCAATCAACGAGGAGGAAGCAACCAACCAGCTAGCTATAAGTTATATTGCTGCATTAATCCATCGAGAAAGAAGCCCATTTCATCACGCTTAACCCTATTTCTTAGTCAAAAACAAAGACCGCCTAAACGGCGGTCTTTTTATACCAAATTCAATTGATATGATTACTCTTTTGGCGTTGCTTTTTCCACACGGCTTTTTAATTTTTGCCCTGGGCGGAAAGTAACAACACGGCGGGCAGTAATTGGAATATCTTCCCCAGTTTTTGGGTTACGTCCGGGACGTTGATTTTTATCACGTAAATCAAAGTTACCGAATCCAGATAATTTTACTTGCTCACCATTTTCTAAGGAAAGGCGAACCTCTTCAAAGAAAGTTTCGACAAGGTCTTTAGCATCACGTTTGCTAACACCCAGTTTTTCAAACAAATTTTCTGACATTTCAGCTTTAGTAAGCGCCATAGGTTTAGTCCCTCAAGGAGGCTTGGAATCGCTGTTTTAACGCAGCAACACACAGATCAACGGTAGCGGTAATCTCTTCTTCTTCCATCGTACGTTGGGTATCTTGGAAGACGAGACTGATAGCAAGGCTCTTATAGCCCTCAGCTATCCCTTCACCACAATACACATCAAACAAGTTTATGCCAACTATATGATTTATGCCAACTTTTTTGCACTCTGCCAAAACTTCTGCAGCGGCTACATTTTCAGGCACGACCACAGCGATGTCACGGCGGTTCGATGGATAGCGTGAAATCGCCTTAGCTTCAGGGATGACACGTTGTGCTATCGCATCACTACGAACCTCAAACACCACCGTACGACCATTTAAATCGAGTTTACGTTCTAATTCTGGATGAACAACACCAATAAAACCTATATGTTCATTTTCCAGATAAATCCCAGCACTTTGACCTGGATGTAATGCAGGATGTGCCTCAGATTTAAATGTAATTTGATTTAGTTTCCCAGTCAATTCAAAAACAGCTTCAAGATCACCTTTTAAATCAAAGAAGTCAACAACTTGTTTATCTAATGACCAATGTTCTTCAAATCTATTGCCCGTGATCACACCTGCGAGCATAGATTCTTGGCGAATTCCATATTCTGCTTG of the Providencia rettgeri genome contains:
- the ihfA gene encoding integration host factor subunit alpha is translated as MALTKAEMSENLFEKLGVSKRDAKDLVETFFEEVRLSLENGEQVKLSGFGNFDLRDKNQRPGRNPKTGEDIPITARRVVTFRPGQKLKSRVEKATPKE
- the btuC gene encoding vitamin B12 ABC transporter permease BtuC; amino-acid sequence: MHFSLKQLQKQQNKSDIRVMAFLLFSLCIVGGVSLCAGETWYWPNQWMDDAARLFVWQIRLPRMLAVIVVGAGLAVTGAIMQALFENPLAEPGLLGISNGAGVAVVFTVLMSSGVTHYGVLSASAIIGALLLTSLLLYFAKRKNLNNASLLLVGVALGVLSGACMTWMVYMSSNLDLRQLLYWMMGSFSGVDWRQMSLVVVCIPFLVWVTYQGNVLNYLSLGALQAYQLGISVHKWRIILIIISGVLIGLSVAIAGAISFIGLVIPHILRLSGLTNNRLLIPACAIAGALGLLLADLLSRLLMANAEIPIGVITATLGAPVFILLLIRHQQRR